Proteins encoded by one window of Dryocola sp. LX212:
- a CDS encoding DcrB family lipoprotein, which produces MRNLVKYVGIGLLVLGLAACDNNDTKTPTEGAAAESNASGQPVTLLDGKLSFALPADMTDQSGKLGTQTNNMHVYSDATGQKAVIVIVGDNSPDDLAALTKRLEDQQRARDPQLQVVTNKSVEVKGHTLQQLDTVISAKGQTAYSSVILSKVDNKLLTMQITLPADDQQKAQSAAENIINTITIK; this is translated from the coding sequence ATGCGTAACCTGGTAAAATATGTCGGTATCGGCCTGCTGGTGCTGGGTCTTGCTGCCTGCGACAACAACGACACCAAAACCCCGACCGAAGGCGCTGCGGCGGAGAGTAACGCCAGCGGCCAGCCGGTAACCCTGCTGGACGGCAAGCTGAGCTTTGCGCTGCCTGCGGATATGACCGACCAGAGCGGAAAATTAGGCACACAGACTAACAATATGCATGTCTATTCGGACGCCACGGGCCAGAAAGCCGTGATTGTGATCGTGGGCGATAACAGCCCGGATGACCTGGCTGCGCTGACAAAACGTCTGGAAGATCAGCAGCGCGCGCGCGACCCGCAGCTGCAGGTCGTCACCAACAAATCCGTCGAGGTTAAAGGCCATACGCTGCAGCAGCTCGACACCGTTATCTCTGCGAAAGGGCAGACTGCCTACTCTTCAGTCATTCTGAGCAAAGTAGACAACAAGCTGCTGACCATGCAGATCACCCTTCCGGCTGACGATCAGCAGAAAGCGCAGTCCGCCGCTGAGAACATCATCAATACCATCACCATCAAATAA
- the tusA gene encoding sulfurtransferase TusA, protein MTDLFANPDHTLDALGLRCPEPVMMVRKTVRNMQTGETLLVIADDPATTRDIPGFCRFMEHELLAQHVESLPYRYLLRKGQ, encoded by the coding sequence ATGACCGATCTGTTTGCCAACCCCGACCACACGCTGGACGCCCTCGGCCTGCGCTGCCCCGAGCCGGTAATGATGGTGCGCAAAACCGTGCGCAATATGCAGACGGGTGAAACGCTGCTGGTTATCGCCGACGACCCGGCCACCACGCGCGATATTCCCGGTTTCTGCCGCTTTATGGAGCACGAACTGCTCGCGCAGCACGTCGAATCATTGCCTTATCGCTATCTGCTGCGCAAAGGCCAGTAA
- a CDS encoding 7-cyano-7-deazaguanine/7-aminomethyl-7-deazaguanine transporter produces the protein MTQFTSTQRVKALFWLSLFHLLVITSSNYLVQLPVSVFGFHTTWGAFSFPFIFLATDLTVRIFGAPLARRIIFAVMMPALIISYGISALFYMGSWQGFEALTHFNLFVARIAAASFMAYALGQILDVHVFNRLRQSRRWWLAPTASTLFGNVSDTLSFFFIAFWRSPDAFMAQHWVEIAIVDYCFKVLISLVFFLPMYGVLLNMLMKRLADKSEMSSLQPG, from the coding sequence ATGACGCAGTTCACTTCGACTCAGCGCGTAAAGGCGCTGTTCTGGCTATCGCTATTCCATTTGCTGGTGATCACCTCCAGCAACTACCTGGTGCAGCTTCCCGTTTCGGTGTTTGGTTTCCATACGACCTGGGGCGCGTTCAGCTTCCCGTTCATCTTCCTGGCAACCGACCTGACGGTGCGAATTTTTGGCGCGCCCTTAGCACGCCGTATCATCTTCGCGGTGATGATGCCCGCGCTGATTATCTCCTACGGCATTTCCGCCCTGTTCTATATGGGCAGCTGGCAAGGGTTTGAAGCGCTGACGCACTTTAACCTGTTCGTCGCCCGCATCGCCGCCGCGAGTTTTATGGCCTACGCGCTGGGCCAGATCCTCGACGTCCACGTGTTTAACCGCCTGCGTCAGAGCCGCCGCTGGTGGCTTGCGCCAACGGCCTCTACGCTGTTTGGCAACGTCAGCGACACGCTCTCCTTCTTCTTTATCGCCTTCTGGCGCAGCCCGGACGCGTTTATGGCCCAGCACTGGGTGGAGATCGCCATCGTTGATTACTGCTTCAAGGTATTAATCAGTTTAGTGTTCTTCCTGCCGATGTACGGCGTACTGCTGAATATGCTGATGAAACGCCTGGCGGATAAATCTGAAATGTCGTCGTTACAGCCGGGTTGA
- a CDS encoding AI-2E family transporter yields the protein MRTLPTPEADKVGLHILLKLSALVIILAGIHAAADIIVQLLLALFFAIVLNPLVTWFIRRGVNRPLAISIVVFVMLVVLTMLIGVLAASMSDFMELLPKYNKVLTQKVLEIERMVPFMHLRLSPERMLQRMDSEKVMAFATTMMTGFSGAMASILLLVMTVVFMLFEVRHVPYKLRFALSNPQIHIAGLHRALKGVTHYLALKTLISLWTGAIIWAGLALLDVQFALMWGVLGFLLNYIPNIGSVISAIPPMFQAFLFNGTYEMIMVGVLFLVVHMVLGNIVEPRMMGRGLGMSTFVVFLSLLFWGWLLGPVGMLLSVPLTSVCKILMETTKGGAKLAILLGPGRPKSRLPG from the coding sequence ATGCGCACCCTGCCCACCCCGGAAGCAGATAAAGTCGGGCTACACATCCTGTTAAAACTCTCTGCTCTGGTGATTATTCTCGCGGGCATTCACGCGGCGGCAGATATCATCGTCCAGCTGCTTCTGGCGCTGTTTTTTGCCATCGTGCTCAACCCGCTGGTGACCTGGTTTATTCGCCGTGGGGTGAACCGCCCGCTGGCGATTTCCATCGTCGTGTTCGTGATGCTTGTCGTGCTCACCATGCTGATCGGCGTGCTGGCCGCGTCGATGAGCGACTTCATGGAGCTGCTGCCGAAGTACAACAAGGTGCTGACGCAAAAGGTACTGGAGATTGAGAGGATGGTGCCTTTCATGCATCTGCGCCTGTCGCCCGAACGCATGCTGCAGCGCATGGATTCTGAGAAAGTGATGGCCTTCGCCACCACGATGATGACGGGCTTTTCCGGCGCGATGGCGAGCATCCTGCTGCTGGTGATGACCGTCGTGTTCATGCTTTTCGAAGTACGCCACGTCCCTTACAAGCTGCGCTTCGCGCTCTCCAATCCGCAAATTCATATCGCCGGCCTGCACCGCGCGCTGAAAGGCGTAACGCATTATCTGGCGCTGAAAACCTTAATCAGCCTGTGGACGGGTGCGATCATCTGGGCGGGGCTTGCGCTGCTCGACGTGCAGTTCGCGCTGATGTGGGGCGTGCTGGGCTTCCTGCTTAATTACATCCCGAATATCGGTTCGGTGATTTCCGCCATACCGCCGATGTTTCAGGCCTTCCTTTTCAACGGCACCTACGAAATGATCATGGTCGGCGTGCTGTTCCTCGTCGTGCATATGGTGCTGGGGAATATCGTGGAGCCGCGCATGATGGGCCGCGGCCTCGGGATGTCCACCTTCGTGGTGTTTCTCTCGCTGCTGTTCTGGGGCTGGCTGCTCGGCCCGGTGGGCATGCTGCTCTCCGTGCCGCTGACCAGCGTCTGTAAAATCCTGATGGAAACAACGAAAGGCGGGGCCAAGCTGGCGATTCTGCTCGGCCCTGGGCGGCCAAAGAGCCGCTTACCGGGTTAA
- a CDS encoding MFS transporter: protein MMQNDPLAVEEAVQQAKQSFAMLFLTIFIPFGMGHFISYLFRTVNAVIYSDLASSLHLPAQSMGLLTGAYFLTFAAAQIPLGVMLDRYGPRSVQSPMLLIAAAGSVIFALSHSEIGLIIGRGLIGLGVAGSLMSAIKACSIWLPVERLPLSTACLLSVGGLGAMASTAPIQILMHWMSWREVFLLLAALTLAVSLVIHCTVRRDYTPKNTRLHDMSLAVVSLYRSWTFWRLALYSVFAHATYMAILALWMGPWLRDVAGLNEVQMATVLMYGTVAMVAGSLSFGWLTDSLRKFGVQPIMICGTGVCIFVFFQALMISGMPVPPWLIAVGFSFFGTSTTMNYAIVAQSVSPELAGRVSSSFNLVVFVLAFIVQWIVGGVIGHWQSINDSYPAVAYQWSLGLLIVLQLPGLLLWLTFKPWRREQLLTR from the coding sequence ATGATGCAAAATGATCCACTAGCAGTAGAGGAAGCTGTACAGCAGGCAAAGCAAAGTTTTGCGATGTTGTTTTTGACCATTTTTATTCCGTTTGGCATGGGGCATTTCATCTCTTACCTTTTCAGGACCGTCAATGCGGTTATTTATAGCGATCTGGCTTCTTCGCTGCATCTGCCAGCACAAAGTATGGGATTACTGACGGGCGCATATTTCCTGACATTCGCTGCCGCACAAATTCCGCTGGGCGTGATGCTTGACCGCTATGGCCCACGTTCAGTGCAAAGCCCGATGCTGTTGATAGCAGCCGCTGGGTCGGTGATTTTTGCGCTTTCGCATTCTGAAATAGGATTGATTATCGGGCGGGGTTTGATTGGCCTTGGGGTTGCCGGATCGCTAATGAGTGCGATTAAAGCTTGCTCAATCTGGTTGCCTGTAGAACGTCTTCCTCTGAGCACCGCCTGTTTGTTATCCGTCGGTGGTTTGGGGGCGATGGCCTCTACCGCGCCGATTCAAATCCTGATGCACTGGATGAGCTGGCGGGAGGTTTTTTTATTGCTGGCGGCTTTGACGCTGGCTGTCAGCCTGGTTATCCACTGCACCGTACGTCGTGATTACACACCGAAAAACACCCGGCTTCACGATATGTCGTTGGCGGTGGTCAGTTTGTATCGTTCGTGGACCTTCTGGCGTCTGGCGCTCTACTCGGTTTTCGCTCACGCAACCTATATGGCGATTCTGGCGTTATGGATGGGTCCCTGGCTGCGCGACGTGGCCGGGCTGAACGAGGTGCAGATGGCAACCGTGTTGATGTACGGGACGGTCGCTATGGTGGCTGGCTCTTTGAGCTTTGGCTGGTTGACGGACTCTCTGCGAAAATTTGGTGTGCAGCCGATTATGATTTGCGGCACTGGCGTATGTATTTTCGTTTTTTTCCAGGCTCTGATGATAAGTGGTATGCCGGTTCCTCCATGGCTTATCGCCGTAGGGTTCAGCTTTTTTGGCACGTCTACCACCATGAATTACGCCATTGTGGCACAGTCCGTCTCCCCGGAACTTGCCGGGCGAGTCAGTTCTTCCTTTAACCTTGTCGTGTTTGTGCTGGCGTTTATAGTGCAATGGATTGTTGGCGGAGTCATTGGCCACTGGCAGAGCATTAATGACAGTTATCCCGCAGTAGCTTACCAGTGGTCGCTTGGGTTGCTGATTGTGTTGCAATTGCCTGGCCTGTTGCTGTGGCTCACTTTTAAACCGTGGCGTAGAGAGCAACTGCTGACACGTTAG